AATATTCATCATTAAAAATTTATGATGTAAAGGTAGTCTTTAAAATCCTCATAAAAAGCTCACAAATAATTGTTAATCCATGCTTTTGTATATACATTTTATTAACTTTGTAGCTCTTTTAACTAAATTCTATCATAGAAATGAGAAAGGTATTACTTCTGGTTGTAATAATTATAATTACAGCTTCATGTGTTTCAAAAAAAGAATATGCTAATTTAGAAGCAAAACACAAAAAAGCAAAAGATGAGTTAGTGGCTGTAAAAAATAGCTTAACAAAATGTTTAATTGAAAAAGAAAAATGCCAAAATCAAATAGCTAACCTTGATAATACGATTGCAGAACTCAAAAAGGATAAAGAAAAAACATTAGAATATGTAGATAATTTAACGGTTTTAACTAAGGGAGCTAACGATAATATTAAAGAAACCTTAGCACAGTTAAGTAAAAAAGACAAATATATCAATAGGATCAGAGCTGCAGCCTCCAAAAAAGATTCTTTAAATTTAGTGGTTGCATTTCATCTAAAGAAAGAGTTAAAAGAGGGTATTGATGATGAAGACATAGAAATCAATGTAGAAAAAACAGTGGTCTTTATTTCTATTTCTGACAAATTATTATTCAAAAGCGGAAGCTACAATGTAACAGACAAGGCATATTCCGTGTTAGAGAAAGTTGCTACTGTAGTCAACGATCAACCGGAAATGGATGTAATGATTGAGGGGCATACGGATTCTACACCCATTAAGAATGATATTATTGAAGATAACTGGGATTTATCGACTAAAAGAGCTACTGCCATTACCAGGATTTTACAATATAAATACGGTGTGGAGCCCAATCGGTTGATTGCTGCGGGCAGAAGTAGCTATATTCCTTTGGCTCCTAATGATACTCCTTCCAATAAATCTAAAAACAGAAGAACAAAAATTATCATTTTACCTAAAATTGGCCAGTTTTTTGACCTGCTAGAACAGAAAGCCGAATAATTAAAAGATCAAATCCGCTTCGTTTTCTGTTTAATACAAAAGCTTATCAGAGAAAAGTTGTTCTTTAAACACTTAAGAGTGGGCAGCACCATAAATGATATATCGTAATCAACCTTTATAAATGCCCATTTCCGCATATTTCTCCATACGCTTATTAACCAAATCTACTACGGGAAGTTCTTTTAATTCGTTATAAGCTACTACTATAGTTTCTTGTACTATTCTAAAAGCTCCTTCTCTATTAGAGTGTGCCCCTCCCAAAGGTTCTTTTATCATTTCATCAATTAATTTTAGCTTTTTCATGTCATCACCGGTAAGTTTGAGTGCTGCTGCCGCTTGTTCTTTATATTCCCAACTACGCCACAAAATAGAAGAACACGATTCCGGAGAAATGACAGTATACCAGGTATTTTCCATCATAAATACCTTATCTCCGACTCCTATACCTAAAGCTCCGCCTGAGGCTCCTTCTCCAATAACAATGGTAATAATTGGAGTTTTTAACCTGGTCATTTCAAAAATATTTCTTGCAATAGCTTCTCCCTGGCCTCTTTCTTCTGCCTCTAAGCCCGGATATGCTCCGGGTGTATCTAATAAAGTAACTATCGGTATACTAAACTTTTCGGCCATTTTCATCAGACGCAATGCTTTGCGATATCCTTCAGGATTGGCCATTCCAAAATTTCTATACTGGCGTGTCTTTGTGTTATACCCTTTTTGTTGACCAATAAACATATAGGATTGATCTCCGATCTTGCCCAATCCTCCAATCATCGCTTTATCATCTCTTACATTCCTGTCTCCATGCAGTTCCATAAAAGTATCTCCGCAAATAGCATGTATATAGTCCAAAGTATAAGGTCTGTTTGGATGCCGGGAAAGCTGAACTCTCTGCCAAGGCGTTAAATTTTTATGAATATCTTTTTTTACTTTTTCTAATTTCTTCTCAATTTTCTTACATGCTGTAGTAACATCAACATCACTGTCTTTACCAATATCATAGCATTTTTTTAATTGATCTTCCAACTCTTTAACCGGTAATTCAAAGTCTAAATAATTCATAGTATACTTTATTAGATTTTCTAAAAAATAGTACTGAACGTATTGGTTGCGATTACAAACTTACTATAATTTTATTTCAGTTTACAAATTTTTGTTTTTAAAATTACGTGTGGTTATTTTACTTTTGATTTTTCTCGGGTTTTGAATCATTCCATTTAGAAATACAACACCTAAAACAACCAATGCTCCTATATAAAATTCCGCATTCATCTTTTCTTTTTCTCCAAAGATCAGTAATGCTAAAACAATTGCATATACAGGTTCCAAATTAATCGTGAGCATTACCGTATAAGGAGTTAAGTATTTCATTATTTTTATAGAAGTTATAAATGCATATGCAGTACATATACTGCTTAATAGAAGTAACCAAAGCCAATCCTTTACAGAGAGTTGAAAAAACCCCGGAGTAAAACCCTCTTGCAGAAGAAGGAAAACGGTAATAAATAACATACCGAATAACAATTGATAAAAGGAAATGATATGGGGGCCTTTTTTTATCACAAATAATCCGTTTAATACAGAAAAGAGCGCTGACAAGAACGAGGAAATCAGCGCATAAATGATCCCCCATATGTATTGCGATTCAAAATTGAAGATAATATATAATCCTATTATCGCTCCACAACCCATTATAATCTCTAATGGTTTTATTCTCCTTTTAAAAAAGAACGGTTCTATAAAAGAAGTAAAAAATGCACCCGTACTCATGGTAACTAGAGCTACGGAGATTGTAGAAACTTTAATTGCTTTAAAAAAAGTAATCCAATGTAAAGCTATGATGATTCCTGTAAAAACATACTTTAAAGCTGATTGTTTATCTATGAAGAGCGTTTTCTTTTTAACACAAAGGTAAACAGCTATAAAAATAACTGCTAATAACATTCTGTACCAAACCAACGGAACAGCGTCTATGGAAATCAATGCTCCCAAGATAGCTGTAAATCCCCAGATAAAAACAATAAAATGTAATAGTAAAAAATGTTTTGCTTTACTTCCTTGCATTACTGTATAAATAGATTGCCAGAGCGCCAAAAATAATATTCGGCGACCATACATAGATAAATGAATTTACTCCTGCAACCGCGCCTAATACTTCGGAAACTTTCA
This window of the Flavobacteriaceae bacterium genome carries:
- a CDS encoding acetyl-CoA carboxylase carboxyltransferase subunit alpha; the protein is MNYLDFELPVKELEDQLKKCYDIGKDSDVDVTTACKKIEKKLEKVKKDIHKNLTPWQRVQLSRHPNRPYTLDYIHAICGDTFMELHGDRNVRDDKAMIGGLGKIGDQSYMFIGQQKGYNTKTRQYRNFGMANPEGYRKALRLMKMAEKFSIPIVTLLDTPGAYPGLEAEERGQGEAIARNIFEMTRLKTPIITIVIGEGASGGALGIGVGDKVFMMENTWYTVISPESCSSILWRSWEYKEQAAAALKLTGDDMKKLKLIDEMIKEPLGGAHSNREGAFRIVQETIVVAYNELKELPVVDLVNKRMEKYAEMGIYKG
- a CDS encoding OmpA family protein produces the protein MRKVLLLVVIIIITASCVSKKEYANLEAKHKKAKDELVAVKNSLTKCLIEKEKCQNQIANLDNTIAELKKDKEKTLEYVDNLTVLTKGANDNIKETLAQLSKKDKYINRIRAAASKKDSLNLVVAFHLKKELKEGIDDEDIEINVEKTVVFISISDKLLFKSGSYNVTDKAYSVLEKVATVVNDQPEMDVMIEGHTDSTPIKNDIIEDNWDLSTKRATAITRILQYKYGVEPNRLIAAGRSSYIPLAPNDTPSNKSKNRRTKIIILPKIGQFFDLLEQKAE
- a CDS encoding EamA family transporter, which encodes MQGSKAKHFLLLHFIVFIWGFTAILGALISIDAVPLVWYRMLLAVIFIAVYLCVKKKTLFIDKQSALKYVFTGIIIALHWITFFKAIKVSTISVALVTMSTGAFFTSFIEPFFFKRRIKPLEIIMGCGAIIGLYIIFNFESQYIWGIIYALISSFLSALFSVLNGLFVIKKGPHIISFYQLLFGMLFITVFLLLQEGFTPGFFQLSVKDWLWLLLLSSICTAYAFITSIKIMKYLTPYTVMLTINLEPVYAIVLALLIFGEKEKMNAEFYIGALVVLGVVFLNGMIQNPRKIKSKITTRNFKNKNL